In Halovivax gelatinilyticus, the following are encoded in one genomic region:
- a CDS encoding DUF7351 domain-containing protein: MTPSEPIERISADAADAIASLGDRRRLEILVALAAAERSEGTAGTSLSFSTLYDATDVESSSQFAYHLDQLVGPFVERTPDGYRLTYTGGRIARAVRAGLYEPATSFDDEPVGGTCIRCGSASLVATVADEGFHIHCRACEETLLSDIFPRSQARGRTAAEIVESFGHRIWGSLVQLRAGVCPECAGRVETSVTTTELGGRTLYTHASTCPECWFGFALPVEAVAVFHPAAANRLWMAGIDLWDVPLWELFEFIVSDSITTDVSSRDPLGLRFEVALEGDRLELEMDESGSVTVA, from the coding sequence ATGACTCCGAGCGAGCCGATCGAACGCATCAGCGCGGACGCGGCGGACGCCATCGCCTCGCTGGGTGACCGTCGACGTCTCGAAATTCTTGTCGCGCTGGCGGCGGCCGAGCGAAGCGAAGGGACGGCCGGCACGTCGCTGTCGTTCTCGACTCTGTACGACGCGACCGACGTGGAAAGCTCCTCGCAGTTCGCCTACCACCTGGATCAGCTGGTTGGTCCGTTCGTTGAGCGGACGCCGGACGGCTACCGACTGACCTACACCGGCGGCCGAATCGCTCGCGCCGTAAGGGCGGGGCTGTACGAACCTGCGACTTCGTTCGACGACGAACCGGTGGGCGGCACCTGCATTCGCTGTGGCTCGGCGAGTCTCGTCGCGACCGTGGCCGACGAGGGGTTTCACATCCACTGTCGAGCCTGTGAGGAGACGCTGCTCTCCGACATCTTCCCGAGGAGCCAGGCCCGCGGGCGTACCGCCGCCGAAATCGTCGAGAGTTTCGGCCATCGAATCTGGGGGTCGCTCGTCCAGCTTCGGGCGGGCGTCTGTCCGGAGTGTGCCGGTCGCGTCGAAACGAGCGTCACGACCACCGAACTGGGAGGGCGCACGCTGTACACGCACGCGAGCACGTGCCCCGAGTGTTGGTTCGGGTTCGCCCTCCCGGTCGAGGCGGTCGCCGTGTTCCACCCCGCGGCGGCGAACCGGCTCTGGATGGCAGGAATCGATCTCTGGGACGTTCCGCTGTGGGAACTCTTCGAGTTCATCGTCTCGGACTCGATCACGACCGACGTCAGTTCCCGCGACCCGCTGGGACTGCGGTTCGAGGTTGCACTCGAGGGCGACCGCCTCGAACTCGAGATGGACGAATCCGGTTCGGTGACGGTCGCGTGA
- a CDS encoding ABC transporter ATP-binding protein, translating to MAAIEISGLTKRFGDVVAVDDLDLTVEEGEIFGFLGPNGAGKSTTIDVLLDFIRPTSGTVTVLGHDAQKEGEAVRGRTGVLPDAYHVYDRLTGRQHVEFAIEMKGVDEDPMALLERVRIADAADRKAGGYSKGMRQRLVLAMALVGEPDLLVLDEPSTGLDPNGAREIREIIREENARGTTVFFSSHVMEQVEAVCDRVAIIDRGALLAVDTIDGLRDASETGETLFVYLTELDDAIVAEVSELDGVGDVAIDEDRLRVSVDGVSKFAVLDAIDAEVAPVQDFSVVESSLEDLFVRYTNERQEVRR from the coding sequence ATGGCCGCCATCGAAATATCCGGGCTCACGAAACGCTTCGGCGACGTCGTCGCCGTCGACGACCTCGACCTGACGGTCGAGGAGGGCGAAATATTCGGGTTTCTGGGACCGAACGGGGCGGGTAAGTCGACGACGATCGACGTGTTACTCGACTTCATTAGACCGACATCGGGCACGGTGACGGTCCTCGGCCACGACGCCCAGAAAGAGGGCGAAGCGGTCAGGGGGCGGACCGGCGTCCTGCCGGACGCCTACCACGTTTACGATCGGCTCACCGGCCGTCAACACGTCGAGTTCGCGATCGAGATGAAAGGCGTCGACGAGGATCCGATGGCGCTGCTCGAACGCGTGCGAATCGCCGACGCGGCCGATCGCAAAGCGGGCGGCTATTCGAAGGGAATGCGCCAGCGACTCGTCCTGGCGATGGCGCTCGTCGGGGAGCCCGATCTACTCGTCCTGGACGAGCCGTCGACCGGCCTCGACCCCAACGGGGCCAGAGAGATTCGCGAGATCATCCGCGAGGAAAACGCTCGCGGAACGACGGTCTTCTTCTCCAGTCACGTGATGGAGCAGGTCGAGGCCGTCTGCGATCGCGTCGCCATCATCGATCGGGGGGCGCTCCTCGCCGTGGACACGATCGACGGTCTCCGCGACGCGTCCGAGACGGGCGAGACGCTGTTCGTCTACCTCACCGAGCTGGACGACGCGATCGTCGCCGAAGTCTCGGAGCTCGACGGCGTCGGCGACGTCGCGATCGACGAGGACCGACTCCGCGTTTCGGTCGACGGCGTCTCGAAGTTCGCCGTCCTGGACGCGATCGACGCGGAAGTCGCGCCGGTACAGGACTTCTCCGTCGTCGAGTCGTCGCTCGAGGATCTGTTCGTCCGCTACACGAACGAGCGCCAGGAGGTCCGGCGATGA
- a CDS encoding ABC transporter permease produces the protein MTWLTVAKKDFRDAVQSRALWALVGVFVIVSIGSTYAYVEVPEMFGEPEGATFAGLVFFTVGLIGLFVPLAAIVVCYKSLAGERELGSIKLLLALPTTRADVFAGKVLGRAGVLAFGLGVGVVVGLGFGTVLLGEFDAVAGLVLVLTTIAFAAIYATIVVSISATTGSTSRATTLALGFFVVFELLWDVVVMAVLYVAGGFSLPSPESMPEWAFTLMQVSPSSAYFSTVVALLPDLADLVDADPSGAGAGVEVTAADAEPFFLSPEVGVVVLAFWLVVPFVVGYARFDGADL, from the coding sequence ATGACCTGGCTGACCGTCGCGAAGAAGGACTTTCGCGACGCGGTCCAGTCGCGGGCCCTGTGGGCGCTCGTCGGCGTCTTCGTGATCGTCTCGATCGGCTCGACGTACGCCTACGTCGAAGTGCCTGAGATGTTCGGCGAGCCCGAGGGCGCGACGTTCGCCGGACTGGTCTTTTTCACCGTTGGCCTGATCGGTCTCTTCGTCCCGCTGGCCGCGATCGTCGTCTGCTACAAGTCGCTCGCGGGAGAGCGGGAACTCGGAAGCATCAAACTCCTGCTGGCGCTTCCGACCACCCGCGCCGACGTGTTCGCCGGAAAGGTACTCGGACGCGCGGGCGTCCTGGCGTTCGGCCTCGGCGTCGGCGTCGTGGTGGGTCTCGGCTTTGGCACCGTACTACTCGGCGAGTTCGACGCCGTTGCCGGTCTCGTTCTCGTCCTCACGACGATCGCGTTCGCGGCCATTTACGCGACGATCGTCGTCAGCATCTCGGCGACGACGGGGTCGACCTCGCGCGCGACGACGCTCGCGCTCGGCTTCTTCGTCGTCTTCGAGTTGCTGTGGGACGTCGTCGTGATGGCCGTCCTCTACGTCGCGGGCGGGTTTTCGCTTCCCTCCCCCGAATCGATGCCCGAGTGGGCGTTCACCCTGATGCAGGTCTCACCGTCGTCCGCGTACTTTTCGACGGTCGTCGCCCTCTTACCGGATCTCGCCGATCTGGTCGACGCCGATCCGTCGGGAGCCGGCGCCGGCGTCGAGGTCACCGCGGCCGACGCTGAACCGTTCTTCCTCTCGCCCGAGGTCGGCGTCGTCGTCCTCGCGTTCTGGCTCGTCGTCCCGTTCGTGGTGGGCTACGCCCGCTTCGATGGCGCAGATCTCTGA
- a CDS encoding heavy metal translocating P-type ATPase produces the protein MAACTLCELPTPDPPITAPDADGSYCCRGCLEVDEALADIDDVEAGDVRRRVHERLDDESSPDDAAFEPAEGDEIAFLAIEGMYCSTCEGFVSLLAERVDGLSAIEVNYATETARVGYDPDTTDPDAIADALTGYGYSAHRRDAADERTRRGQTDTDDLATRLLVGGFLTFLIKPWYLFYFYPSYVGIETGILDVDATTSVGLYVPMVTIAVMTTIILVYTGYPVLRGAYVSLRVGHPNMDLLVALAAVSAYVYSTLSLVTGGEYLYYDVTVAVIMVVSLGRFVERKRRRAATATLSSLTAARGTEATRLEDGGAETVSVEDLEPGDTVLVRPGERVPIDGTVRSGSAAVDESVLTGESLPVSKATGDDVVGGSVVTDAPMEVTVGADAESTLDRIAELVWSVQSATPGIQRFVDRLATIFVPLVLTLAVVVTAIQLGIGDSRSGALLIGLTVLVVSCPCAMGLATPLAIASGLRDGLKRGIVVANESLFEAAPDVDTIVFDKTGTLTTGEMTVRDVEPAADESLDRLLERAGAVERYSEHPAAAAITDYLAEVRDGDRPDDSGEDAASEPVTDGGTAESAVVQPNPSDDSERFETAETTTEAGRDVADFHRHPGEGVSAVVDGERVVVGTPALVEAEVGPVPDDLAQSIERARAAGSLPAVVGYEGRARGVLTVGDTDRAEWNDVVTALAERDVIVLTGDDERAAARFRAHSGVDRVFAGVPPDGKVETVRRLSADSTVAMVGDGTNDAPALGAADVAIAMGSATAQAADAADVIVTRDDLRDVPAVFDLARGTRRRIRENVAWALTYNAVAIPLAAAGLINPLFAAVAMGASSLFVVTNSSRRIVDDS, from the coding sequence ATGGCCGCCTGCACGCTGTGTGAGCTCCCGACGCCCGATCCACCGATCACGGCACCGGACGCCGACGGGAGCTACTGCTGTCGTGGGTGTCTCGAAGTAGACGAGGCGCTCGCGGACATCGATGACGTGGAGGCGGGCGACGTCAGACGACGCGTTCACGAGCGGCTGGACGACGAATCTTCCCCCGACGACGCCGCGTTCGAACCCGCTGAGGGGGACGAAATCGCGTTTCTCGCGATCGAAGGAATGTACTGTTCAACCTGCGAAGGGTTCGTCTCGCTGCTCGCCGAGCGGGTCGACGGCCTCTCGGCGATCGAGGTGAACTACGCCACGGAGACCGCCCGCGTCGGCTACGATCCCGACACGACGGATCCGGACGCGATCGCAGACGCGCTGACGGGATACGGCTACAGCGCCCACCGCCGCGACGCAGCGGACGAACGGACGCGACGCGGTCAAACCGACACTGACGACCTCGCGACGCGACTGCTCGTCGGTGGGTTTCTCACTTTTCTGATCAAACCGTGGTACCTCTTTTACTTCTATCCGAGCTACGTCGGCATCGAGACGGGCATTCTCGACGTGGACGCGACGACGTCCGTCGGCCTCTACGTCCCGATGGTCACCATCGCGGTGATGACGACGATAATCCTCGTCTACACCGGGTATCCAGTCCTCCGGGGTGCGTACGTCAGCCTTCGGGTCGGCCACCCCAACATGGACTTGCTCGTCGCGCTGGCGGCCGTCTCCGCGTACGTCTACAGCACGCTCTCGCTCGTCACCGGCGGCGAGTACCTCTACTACGACGTCACGGTCGCCGTCATCATGGTCGTGAGCCTCGGCCGGTTCGTCGAGCGCAAACGGCGACGAGCGGCGACGGCCACGCTCTCGTCGCTCACGGCCGCGAGAGGGACCGAGGCGACGAGACTGGAAGACGGCGGCGCGGAGACGGTGTCCGTCGAGGACCTCGAACCGGGCGACACCGTCCTGGTGCGTCCGGGCGAGCGCGTCCCCATCGACGGAACGGTCCGCTCGGGATCGGCGGCGGTCGACGAGTCGGTACTGACGGGCGAGTCGCTCCCGGTCTCGAAGGCGACGGGTGACGACGTCGTCGGGGGATCGGTCGTCACCGACGCGCCGATGGAGGTGACCGTCGGCGCGGACGCGGAGAGCACGCTCGATCGCATCGCCGAACTCGTCTGGTCGGTCCAGAGCGCCACGCCCGGCATACAGCGGTTCGTCGATCGCCTCGCGACGATCTTCGTTCCGCTCGTCTTGACGCTCGCCGTCGTCGTGACGGCGATCCAGCTCGGCATCGGCGACTCCCGGTCGGGGGCGCTGCTCATCGGGCTCACGGTACTGGTCGTCTCGTGTCCGTGCGCGATGGGGCTCGCGACGCCGCTCGCGATCGCCTCGGGCCTCCGAGACGGATTGAAGCGAGGCATCGTCGTCGCGAACGAGTCGCTCTTCGAGGCGGCGCCGGACGTGGACACGATCGTCTTCGACAAGACCGGCACGCTCACGACCGGCGAGATGACCGTCCGCGACGTCGAGCCCGCCGCCGACGAGTCGCTCGATCGACTCCTCGAACGCGCCGGCGCGGTCGAACGCTACTCCGAGCACCCCGCAGCCGCGGCGATTACGGACTACCTCGCCGAGGTGCGAGACGGCGACCGCCCGGACGATAGCGGCGAGGACGCGGCTTCGGAGCCGGTGACCGACGGCGGAACGGCCGAGAGCGCCGTCGTCCAGCCGAACCCGTCCGATGACTCGGAGCGGTTCGAAACCGCCGAGACGACGACCGAGGCCGGTCGCGACGTTGCCGACTTCCACCGCCATCCCGGGGAGGGAGTCAGTGCCGTCGTCGACGGCGAGCGCGTGGTCGTGGGGACGCCCGCGCTCGTCGAGGCCGAAGTAGGCCCGGTCCCGGACGACCTCGCGCAGTCGATCGAACGGGCTCGCGCGGCCGGTTCGCTCCCCGCGGTGGTCGGCTACGAGGGACGCGCTCGCGGTGTACTCACCGTCGGCGACACCGACCGGGCGGAGTGGAACGACGTCGTGACGGCGCTCGCCGAGCGCGACGTGATCGTCCTCACCGGCGACGACGAGCGCGCGGCCGCCAGATTCCGAGCGCATTCGGGCGTCGATCGCGTCTTCGCCGGCGTGCCGCCGGACGGGAAAGTCGAGACGGTTCGACGACTCTCGGCGGATAGCACCGTCGCGATGGTCGGCGACGGGACGAACGACGCCCCGGCGCTCGGCGCGGCGGACGTCGCCATCGCGATGGGAAGCGCGACGGCTCAGGCCGCCGACGCGGCAGACGTGATCGTGACGCGCGACGACCTGCGAGACGTTCCGGCCGTCTTCGACCTCGCGCGCGGAACCCGTCGTCGCATCCGGGAGAACGTCGCGTGGGCGCTTACGTACAACGCCGTCGCGATCCCGCTGGCGGCGGCCGGGCTGATCAATCCGCTGTTCGCCGCCGTCGCGATGGGTGCGAGCAGCCTCTTCGTCGTGACGAACTCCTCGAGACGGATCGTCGACGATTCGTAG
- a CDS encoding helix-turn-helix domain-containing protein, protein MTGYQATIVVDDPGGCPVALAADRAGTTVDSVSRSSRRDSSTVVEEFTIEDPEGDLVGPIEDSTTDREPTEDSTTECAPIEPAVNGSSTAPIESNGVGTAAGSVSANAGDVEANGPVLSSASVDDTDSEPISLTPVAGAGSDRTYRFTRDWTNDCVCEVVEGEGNPVSSLRAVEGALHVRVTGPDLETLSATVTALKSSFEGVKLNELTQSTASEDSDLVLIDRARLTDRQREVLETAHDLGYFEYPKGANAGEVADELDISGSTFAEHLGAAQSKLLDAILEE, encoded by the coding sequence ATGACGGGCTACCAGGCAACGATCGTCGTCGACGATCCCGGCGGCTGTCCGGTCGCGCTCGCGGCGGACCGAGCCGGAACCACGGTCGATTCTGTCTCGCGATCGTCCAGACGCGACTCGTCGACCGTCGTCGAGGAGTTCACGATCGAAGACCCCGAGGGCGACCTCGTGGGACCGATCGAGGATTCGACAACCGACCGCGAGCCGACCGAGGATTCGACGACAGAGTGCGCCCCGATCGAACCGGCGGTGAACGGATCGTCGACCGCGCCCATCGAGTCGAACGGTGTCGGTACCGCGGCGGGGAGCGTTTCCGCGAACGCCGGCGACGTCGAAGCGAACGGACCGGTACTCTCATCGGCGAGTGTCGACGATACTGATTCCGAACCGATCTCGCTCACGCCGGTCGCGGGCGCCGGCTCCGATCGAACGTACCGGTTCACCCGGGACTGGACGAACGACTGCGTCTGCGAGGTCGTCGAGGGCGAGGGGAATCCGGTCAGCTCGCTCCGTGCGGTCGAAGGGGCGCTCCACGTCCGGGTGACCGGCCCCGACCTCGAGACGCTTTCGGCGACCGTGACGGCGTTGAAATCGAGTTTCGAGGGCGTCAAGCTCAACGAACTCACCCAGAGCACCGCCTCCGAAGACAGCGATCTCGTGCTCATCGACCGAGCCAGGTTGACCGACCGACAGCGAGAGGTGCTCGAAACGGCTCACGACCTCGGCTACTTCGAGTACCCGAAGGGAGCGAACGCCGGCGAAGTGGCCGACGAACTCGACATCAGCGGCTCGACGTTCGCCGAGCACCTGGGCGCGGCACAGTCGAAGCTGCTAGACGCGATATTGGAGGAGTAG
- a CDS encoding type II CAAX endopeptidase family protein yields the protein MSTRLRGLAQSHQVALFLLLTLGFSWSVYGIELTSDISLPPIAVYGPVIAAAIVTWITGGNVRRWARQLFIWQTGGRWYLIVLVGFPIVFVGGSTAMYVAMTGDTTGLAPGILPERMWIVLFFLAYQILTAGLGEELGWRGFALPRLQDRYNALLASLIIGVFWALWHFPLFFQPDSFQAQMGPTIYLIDGLTLSILFTWVYNSTGGSVLMAALLHGVYNTTLVLYPYEGELDIAEFPYLLGVSRTVLLLLIAVLIVAVYGRNLSTREPIPGREHAGGVLEKQSNTTETE from the coding sequence ATGAGCACAAGACTGCGAGGACTTGCCCAGTCACACCAGGTGGCACTTTTTCTCCTATTGACACTCGGATTTTCGTGGAGTGTATACGGGATAGAACTCACTTCTGACATCAGTTTGCCGCCGATAGCTGTGTACGGCCCGGTAATCGCCGCTGCGATCGTGACCTGGATAACCGGCGGGAATGTACGACGATGGGCAAGACAACTATTCATTTGGCAGACTGGCGGCCGCTGGTATCTGATCGTACTGGTCGGATTTCCCATCGTCTTCGTCGGCGGATCAACGGCCATGTACGTCGCTATGACGGGCGACACCACCGGACTTGCTCCAGGAATCCTCCCGGAGCGAATGTGGATCGTGCTGTTTTTCCTTGCATATCAGATATTGACTGCGGGTCTCGGGGAGGAACTCGGCTGGCGTGGATTTGCCCTCCCCCGGCTTCAAGACCGGTACAACGCGTTGTTAGCCAGCCTCATCATCGGCGTTTTCTGGGCTCTCTGGCACTTTCCGCTCTTTTTTCAGCCCGACTCCTTTCAAGCGCAGATGGGACCGACCATCTATCTGATAGACGGATTGACACTATCGATCCTGTTCACCTGGGTCTACAACAGCACCGGTGGAAGCGTGCTGATGGCGGCGCTGTTACACGGCGTCTATAACACGACATTGGTGCTCTACCCGTACGAGGGAGAACTCGACATTGCCGAATTTCCGTACCTCCTCGGAGTGTCGAGAACCGTCCTGCTGCTGCTTATCGCAGTGCTCATCGTGGCCGTCTATGGCCGAAACCTGTCGACCAGAGAACCAATCCCCGGCAGGGAGCACGCGGGGGGCGTTCTGGAAAAACAGTCCAATACCACCGAGACAGAGTAA
- a CDS encoding CPBP family intramembrane glutamic endopeptidase: protein MGLLLTFTLLAGVVEEIGLSGYFVHRLLAFRGVVAVDVITGVVWAIWHVPLWLMEDYYGVATINPDPFYFFGGMVFVQIIYAWIYHNTAKSVLAAISFHTSVNATGESLGPADVVERYVFYLTIVLCLLILVDEQWVTLADVWDTLSYKG from the coding sequence TTGGGACTGCTCCTGACATTCACGCTCCTTGCTGGGGTAGTCGAAGAGATCGGATTGTCCGGCTACTTCGTCCATCGACTGCTTGCGTTCCGGGGCGTCGTCGCAGTTGACGTGATTACTGGAGTTGTATGGGCAATCTGGCACGTTCCGCTGTGGCTGATGGAGGACTACTACGGCGTGGCCACGATCAATCCGGATCCGTTCTACTTCTTTGGCGGAATGGTGTTTGTGCAGATCATCTACGCGTGGATCTACCACAACACAGCCAAAAGCGTTCTCGCAGCGATCAGCTTTCACACGAGTGTGAACGCGACCGGAGAATCTCTTGGACCCGCTGACGTGGTAGAACGGTACGTGTTCTATCTCACAATCGTCCTCTGCCTGCTGATACTGGTAGACGAACAGTGGGTCACACTAGCGGATGTCTGGGATACACTCAGTTACAAGGGGTAG
- a CDS encoding TMEM175 family protein — protein sequence MYAPRDDFVLNTGGGEESHGQALPNLVPVTIAFAISIFVVALYRWEHHKLPRNFRGIDTTLVKMNFLYLVPIILIPFVSEAVGQFPENPWAWVMFGVTMTILLVVRDAMIVYTWLRSLLREDVTVRREFLRQSADAIVIVASLPLAFVHVDATWLLWVLSWPIGQLIQRFY from the coding sequence GTGTACGCTCCTCGGGACGATTTCGTTCTCAACACTGGCGGTGGTGAGGAATCGCACGGGCAGGCACTTCCGAATCTGGTGCCAGTGACGATTGCGTTTGCGATTTCTATCTTCGTCGTCGCCCTCTACCGGTGGGAGCATCACAAGTTGCCCCGAAACTTTCGAGGCATCGATACTACTCTCGTCAAGATGAACTTCTTGTATCTCGTCCCGATCATTCTCATTCCGTTTGTAAGCGAAGCGGTTGGACAGTTTCCCGAAAATCCGTGGGCGTGGGTCATGTTCGGTGTAACGATGACGATACTCCTCGTTGTCAGAGACGCAATGATAGTGTACACGTGGTTGCGTAGTCTGCTCAGGGAAGACGTGACGGTTCGGCGGGAGTTTCTCCGACAGAGCGCGGACGCGATCGTCATCGTCGCCAGCCTCCCTCTCGCGTTCGTGCACGTCGATGCGACATGGCTCTTGTGGGTACTTTCGTGGCCGATCGGGCAACTTATCCAGCGTTTCTATTGA
- a CDS encoding LiaF transmembrane domain-containing protein, producing MTQNLWERLTTGGIVILIGVFLLLATTGVLEMRALWEWVPLLFVLLGIWALVRSEFRNLVGPVMVIAIAGAFFVRNLGLISDDAIGTWWPLFIVLLGVLIVVNRSRGRQRLRLTGDYSADEIRAIGVFGTDERRVTSDHFTGAELVSVFGDARLDLRDGSVQSTPAIVESVTVFGDTEIRVPQEWDVRLEVLNILADSIDRRSVSSDKRAADDGPDLVVTGIAVFADLEIRD from the coding sequence ATGACACAAAATCTCTGGGAACGCCTCACCACTGGCGGCATCGTCATTCTCATCGGTGTTTTTCTATTGCTCGCCACGACTGGTGTTCTCGAGATGCGGGCGCTCTGGGAGTGGGTTCCGTTGTTGTTCGTCCTGCTGGGTATCTGGGCGCTCGTTCGCAGTGAGTTCCGAAATCTCGTCGGCCCCGTCATGGTGATCGCTATCGCTGGGGCGTTTTTCGTACGGAACCTCGGGTTGATTTCTGACGACGCCATCGGAACGTGGTGGCCACTGTTTATCGTCCTCCTCGGTGTCCTCATCGTCGTGAACCGGTCACGAGGGCGGCAGCGGTTGCGGCTTACTGGAGACTACAGTGCCGACGAGATACGCGCAATCGGTGTCTTCGGCACGGACGAGCGCCGGGTGACATCCGACCACTTTACCGGAGCAGAGCTTGTTTCTGTGTTCGGTGACGCTCGTCTTGACCTCCGTGATGGGAGCGTCCAGTCAACACCGGCGATCGTCGAATCTGTCACAGTGTTTGGTGATACCGAGATCCGAGTTCCACAGGAATGGGATGTTCGACTGGAGGTTCTTAACATCCTCGCGGACTCTATCGACCGCCGTTCTGTAAGCTCGGACAAACGAGCAGCGGACGACGGGCCTGACCTTGTTGTCACAGGGATCGCCGTTTTTGCCGATCTCGAAATTCGGGACTGA
- a CDS encoding TIGR04053 family radical SAM/SPASM domain-containing protein — translation MQPRRVDTADRPLVLIWELTQACHLACEHCRAEAVPGRHPDELSTPEGKRLLESAADFGDGQLVVLSGGDPLVRDDVEELVEYGADLGLRMTITPSGTRSLTGERIEGLADAGIRRMAVSLDGATPERHDSFRGEPGSFTETIRAANDARAAGIPIQVNTTVCAQTVADLPAIRNLLEELGVVMWSVFFLVPVGRGRILDPISPERAESVMEWLYDVRREASFALKTTEAPMYRRVVAQRAAAEAVERRSSGEDSSSGPPARRGGIVAGDGFCFVSHTGDVYPSGFLPLSAGNVRETPVTEVYRESELFRSLRDRDRLTGKCGACEFRALCGGSRSRAYATAGDPLASDPLCSYVPAGYDGPMPWDGDGSSVDAD, via the coding sequence ATGCAACCGCGACGCGTCGACACGGCCGATCGGCCGCTCGTGCTTATCTGGGAACTTACTCAGGCGTGTCACCTGGCCTGTGAGCACTGTCGCGCGGAGGCCGTCCCCGGTCGCCACCCCGACGAACTCTCGACGCCGGAGGGAAAGCGACTCTTAGAGTCGGCGGCCGACTTCGGCGACGGCCAGCTCGTCGTCCTCTCGGGCGGCGACCCCCTCGTTCGCGACGACGTCGAGGAACTCGTCGAATACGGGGCCGATCTCGGCCTGCGGATGACGATCACGCCGAGCGGCACGCGATCGCTCACCGGAGAGCGCATCGAGGGGCTGGCCGACGCGGGAATTCGTCGCATGGCGGTGAGCCTCGACGGGGCGACGCCCGAACGCCACGATTCGTTTCGCGGCGAACCGGGGAGTTTCACGGAGACGATTCGGGCCGCTAACGACGCCCGAGCCGCTGGAATCCCGATTCAGGTCAACACGACGGTCTGCGCCCAGACGGTCGCCGACCTCCCGGCGATCCGGAACCTGCTCGAAGAACTCGGCGTGGTCATGTGGAGCGTGTTCTTTCTCGTCCCGGTCGGACGGGGTCGCATCCTCGATCCGATCTCGCCGGAGCGAGCCGAGTCGGTGATGGAGTGGCTATACGACGTCCGTCGGGAGGCGTCGTTCGCGTTGAAGACGACCGAGGCGCCGATGTACCGTCGCGTGGTCGCCCAGCGAGCGGCGGCCGAGGCGGTGGAACGTCGATCGAGCGGTGAGGACTCGTCGTCCGGTCCGCCCGCTCGTCGTGGCGGTATCGTCGCCGGCGACGGCTTTTGCTTCGTGAGTCACACGGGAGACGTCTACCCGTCGGGATTCCTTCCGCTGTCGGCGGGCAACGTCCGAGAGACGCCGGTGACGGAAGTGTATCGCGAGAGCGAGTTGTTCCGATCGTTGCGCGATCGCGACCGGCTCACCGGCAAGTGCGGCGCGTGCGAGTTTCGGGCGCTCTGCGGCGGAAGCCGGTCGCGGGCGTACGCGACGGCCGGCGACCCGCTCGCGAGCGATCCGCTCTGTTCGTACGTGCCAGCGGGTTACGACGGGCCGATGCCGTGGGACGGTGACGGTTCGTCGGTCGACGCCGATTGA
- a CDS encoding Htur_1727 family rSAM-partnered candidate RiPP — protein MENAQQTHSTVSTPPSSRETMAPQWEVFVRGERTESLRHVGSVSAVDATDARQHATRLFGWDAIDLWCCPAASVERLTSRAGEYDLVGETEADPQTEDAGR, from the coding sequence ATGGAAAACGCCCAACAGACGCATTCGACGGTCTCGACGCCGCCGTCGAGTCGAGAGACGATGGCTCCGCAGTGGGAGGTCTTCGTTCGCGGCGAGCGGACCGAGTCGCTTCGCCACGTCGGCAGCGTCTCCGCCGTCGACGCGACGGACGCCCGCCAACACGCGACGCGACTGTTCGGCTGGGACGCGATCGACCTCTGGTGCTGTCCAGCCGCGTCGGTCGAACGGCTCACCTCGAGAGCTGGCGAGTACGACCTGGTCGGCGAGACCGAGGCCGACCCGCAGACGGAGGACGCCGGCCGATGA